From Effusibacillus pohliae DSM 22757, a single genomic window includes:
- the radC gene encoding RadC family protein, producing the protein MSELKSESVTRVPVRDLPTEDRPRERLLRDGAISLSNAELLAILLRTGSNGQSVIGLAEQLLSRFGGLRPLMEADIRELVDIQGMGPAKAIQIQAAIELGKRIARLTREPVTVIRNPQDVADLLMDRLRFEKKEHFIVIHMDIKNQVMAQEIASIGSLDTSIVHPREIFKSALKKSSASIICVHNHPSGDPTPSREDILVTRRLAEVGQILGIELLDHVVIGEHRFVSMKEEGLF; encoded by the coding sequence GTGAGCGAGTTGAAAAGCGAATCGGTAACGCGTGTGCCCGTTCGCGATCTGCCGACGGAAGACAGGCCGCGGGAACGGCTGCTCCGCGACGGCGCGATCAGTCTCAGCAATGCGGAATTGTTGGCGATTTTGTTGCGAACGGGATCGAACGGGCAATCGGTGATCGGACTGGCGGAGCAGTTGTTGTCCCGGTTTGGCGGATTGCGTCCGCTGATGGAAGCGGACATCCGCGAACTGGTCGATATCCAGGGCATGGGGCCCGCCAAAGCGATCCAGATCCAGGCGGCAATCGAACTCGGCAAACGCATCGCCCGGCTGACCAGGGAACCGGTAACGGTGATCCGCAATCCCCAGGATGTGGCGGACCTGCTGATGGATCGCCTGCGGTTTGAGAAAAAGGAACATTTCATCGTGATCCACATGGACATCAAAAATCAGGTGATGGCGCAAGAAATTGCCTCCATCGGATCACTTGATACTTCGATCGTGCATCCCCGGGAAATTTTCAAATCCGCACTGAAGAAAAGTTCCGCTTCGATCATCTGCGTCCACAATCATCCCAGCGGCGACCCGACTCCAAGCCGGGAAGACATTCTGGTCACCCGGCGTCTGGCGGAAGTGGGTCAAATTCTGGGCATCGAACTGTTGGATCATGTGGTGATCGGGGAACACCGTTTTGTGAGCATGAAGGAAGAGGGCTTGTTTTAG
- the minD gene encoding septum site-determining protein MinD yields MGESIVVTSGKGGVGKTSTSANVGTALALSGKKVCLVDADIGLRNLDVVLGLENRIIYDIVDVVNGSCRLEQALIKDKRFEHLFLLPASQTKDKTALVPESVKQIVAELKEKFDFVIIDCPAGIEQGFQLAIAGADRAIVVTTPENTAVRDADRVIGLLEKAKIHGPKLVINRIRPQMVRQGDMLDIDEIVAILAIDLLGVVPDDECVISGSNHGEPVVLNPSSKAAIAYRNIARRILGDSVPLMNLYDNPGFFSKFKKLIGFGR; encoded by the coding sequence ATGGGTGAATCGATCGTAGTCACATCGGGAAAGGGCGGCGTCGGCAAAACATCCACGTCCGCCAATGTTGGAACGGCACTTGCTCTGTCCGGGAAAAAAGTGTGTCTGGTTGATGCGGACATCGGCCTCCGCAATTTGGACGTGGTGCTGGGGCTTGAGAACCGGATCATTTACGATATCGTCGACGTGGTCAACGGCTCCTGCCGGCTGGAACAGGCGCTGATCAAGGACAAACGGTTTGAGCATCTGTTTTTGCTGCCGGCCTCGCAAACGAAAGACAAGACGGCGCTGGTGCCGGAATCGGTGAAACAGATCGTGGCCGAACTGAAGGAAAAATTCGATTTTGTGATCATCGATTGTCCCGCCGGCATTGAACAGGGGTTTCAGCTTGCGATTGCCGGCGCCGACCGGGCGATCGTCGTGACGACTCCCGAGAATACGGCCGTACGCGATGCCGACCGGGTGATCGGACTGCTGGAAAAGGCGAAAATCCACGGCCCAAAGCTTGTCATCAACCGCATCCGGCCGCAAATGGTGCGGCAGGGGGACATGCTGGACATCGATGAGATCGTGGCGATCCTGGCGATCGATCTGTTGGGAGTCGTGCCGGATGACGAGTGTGTCATCTCCGGTTCGAATCACGGCGAGCCGGTGGTGCTGAATCCTTCGTCCAAGGCAGCGATCGCCTATCGGAACATCGCCAGACGGATTTTGGGCGATTCGGTGCCGCTGATGAACCTGTATGACAATCCGGGATTTTTCAGCAAGTTCAAGAAACTGATCGGATTTGGCCGCTAA
- the mrdA gene encoding penicillin-binding protein 2 produces the protein MQDIGIDRKKRWMWVKVAVVGAFAALLLRLFTMQVSNGAVYRAKVEQDRVDRFAIDAPRGRILDRNGVVLADVKTVFNLVYLPLEGRDKAEAIAQVLAPVLGKRPDELLAVMDSGERPKLPRSVPRRIFSDLNDKQRSFIREHQDTLPGVHLVVESKREYKQRQLASHVIGYLNSIPPEEWATYRVRGYTLDAQVGVYGIEKQYEPHLKGTNGALVIESGRDASGKCSVREAACVPGHNLILNLDARLQTVTEQALAEQIRAINADPKRRKVSHASAVAINPQTGEILAMASYPGFEPQIWVGGISPAAYRAFQPAQQNWAVQVPVPPGSTVKPLTLLLALEKGAVSPRQTIYDPGRLQVGWERNGAPHYFYCWNHSGHGPVDARRALAVSCNVYMYQLSLWLGNYSPTKNAAHWLQAELPAALRDFREYHRKFGLGVPTGVDLPEEVRGRFSTTGQLADLPFAAIGQNQAYTALQLAQYVSVLANGGKRLEPHVVKEIRTHDGKLVQRVGPKVLNEVNISPAALQVVREGMRDVTGKPYGTAYQTFKDAAYSVAGKTGTAETGRGEDNALFIGFAPYENPQIAIAVVVPEGGHGADSSGPIARKMLDAFFQEGIRP, from the coding sequence GTGCAAGATATCGGAATCGATCGGAAGAAACGATGGATGTGGGTAAAAGTCGCAGTGGTTGGGGCTTTCGCCGCCCTTCTGCTTCGACTTTTTACTATGCAAGTCAGCAACGGCGCCGTCTACCGGGCAAAAGTCGAACAGGACCGCGTTGACCGGTTTGCGATCGACGCCCCGCGTGGCCGGATTCTCGACCGCAACGGCGTGGTGCTGGCAGATGTGAAAACGGTCTTCAATCTCGTCTATCTGCCGCTCGAGGGCCGGGACAAAGCGGAAGCGATTGCGCAGGTGCTGGCGCCTGTGTTGGGAAAGCGGCCGGACGAGCTTCTGGCTGTGATGGATTCAGGTGAACGGCCCAAGCTGCCGCGTTCGGTTCCCAGGCGGATATTTTCCGATCTGAACGACAAACAACGATCGTTTATTCGGGAGCATCAGGACACCCTGCCGGGTGTTCATCTTGTTGTAGAGTCAAAACGGGAATACAAGCAGCGCCAGCTGGCTTCCCATGTGATCGGGTACCTGAATTCGATCCCGCCGGAAGAGTGGGCGACCTATCGGGTGCGGGGATACACCTTGGATGCGCAGGTTGGGGTGTACGGCATCGAAAAACAGTATGAACCTCATCTGAAAGGGACGAATGGAGCGCTCGTGATCGAGAGCGGACGGGATGCGTCCGGCAAGTGCAGCGTGCGGGAAGCCGCCTGCGTTCCGGGCCACAATCTGATACTCAACCTCGATGCCCGTTTGCAAACGGTGACGGAACAGGCATTGGCAGAGCAAATCCGGGCGATCAACGCCGATCCGAAAAGGCGAAAAGTCTCCCATGCGTCGGCCGTGGCGATCAACCCGCAGACGGGAGAAATCCTGGCGATGGCGAGTTATCCGGGGTTTGAACCGCAAATCTGGGTGGGCGGGATTTCACCTGCCGCCTATCGGGCATTTCAGCCGGCCCAGCAAAATTGGGCCGTCCAAGTGCCGGTGCCGCCCGGCTCCACAGTGAAACCTCTCACCCTGCTGCTGGCCCTGGAAAAAGGGGCCGTCTCGCCGCGCCAGACGATTTATGATCCGGGACGGCTGCAGGTGGGATGGGAACGCAATGGTGCTCCCCACTATTTTTATTGTTGGAACCATTCCGGTCACGGACCGGTCGACGCCCGCCGGGCGCTCGCCGTTTCCTGCAACGTCTACATGTACCAGTTGAGCTTGTGGCTGGGCAACTACTCGCCAACGAAAAATGCGGCACACTGGCTGCAGGCGGAACTGCCGGCGGCCCTCCGCGATTTTCGCGAATATCATCGAAAGTTTGGGCTTGGTGTGCCGACAGGTGTCGACCTGCCGGAGGAAGTGAGAGGCCGCTTCTCGACGACCGGTCAGCTGGCGGACCTGCCGTTTGCGGCGATCGGTCAGAATCAAGCTTACACCGCGTTGCAACTGGCCCAGTACGTAAGCGTGCTTGCGAACGGAGGGAAACGGCTGGAACCGCATGTGGTGAAAGAAATCAGGACGCATGACGGCAAGCTGGTGCAGCGGGTCGGGCCGAAAGTGTTGAATGAAGTGAACATCAGCCCGGCCGCCTTGCAAGTGGTGCGGGAAGGGATGCGCGATGTGACCGGCAAGCCTTACGGAACCGCCTATCAAACGTTCAAAGATGCGGCCTATTCGGTTGCCGGCAAGACGGGAACGGCAGAGACGGGGCGGGGAGAGGACAACGCTTTGTTTATCGGGTTTGCTCCCTATGAAAATCCGCAGATTGCGATCGCGGTCGTCGTGCCGGAAGGCGGGCACGGGGCGGATTCGAGTGGCCCGATTGCCAGAAAAATGCTCGACGCATTTTTTCAGGAAGGAATACGGCCCTGA
- the mreD gene encoding rod shape-determining protein MreD has protein sequence MRPVYLFLVLLFGLIVQTTVFVQKPFNWFQPMLPVLLTVLIAFYRGSLLAMLLGGLVGLIQDVVYGSFIGMHAFCLGAAGYFSGLVFRSFLQRSLIMLIFVILGFTGAYEIANYGIAMIFGRIRVDLLAVLTNAIRLMIFNGVFALLLYPLADKWLPAKDKRRLGEEYL, from the coding sequence ATGCGTCCGGTCTATCTGTTTCTCGTTTTGTTGTTCGGATTGATCGTGCAGACCACCGTGTTCGTGCAAAAACCGTTCAATTGGTTCCAGCCGATGCTGCCCGTGTTGTTGACCGTGCTGATCGCCTTCTATCGCGGCTCGCTGCTGGCGATGCTGCTTGGAGGCCTGGTGGGGCTGATCCAGGATGTCGTGTATGGCAGTTTTATCGGAATGCACGCGTTTTGCCTGGGGGCGGCTGGATATTTTTCGGGCTTGGTGTTCCGCTCGTTTCTGCAGCGAAGCCTGATCATGCTGATCTTTGTCATCCTGGGCTTTACGGGCGCTTACGAAATCGCTAATTACGGGATCGCCATGATCTTCGGGCGAATCCGCGTCGACCTGCTGGCCGTGCTGACAAATGCGATTCGGCTGATGATCTTTAACGGCGTGTTCGCCCTGCTGTTGTATCCGCTGGCGGACAAATGGTTGCCGGCGAAAGACAAACGGAGATTGGGAGAGGAATATCTCTAA
- a CDS encoding rod shape-determining protein: MFSSRDMGIDLGTANTLVYVKGKGIIVREPSVVAIRTDSGAIEAVGEQAKMMIGRTPGNIVAVRPMKDGVIADFDTTATMLRYFIRQAMKKKSLLSGRPRVMVCVPSGITAVEKRAVEDATLQAGAREAHTIEEPMAAAIGAGLPVGEPTGSMVVDIGGGTTEVAIISLGGIVTSRSIRVAGDEMDEAIIQYIKKTYNLMIGERTAEELKISIGSAIPAERKETMEIRGRDLVSGLPKTLTISAEEIARALEDTVNAIVDTVKITLEKTPPELAADIMDRGIVLTGGGALLRDLDRLLAKETGMPVVVAENPLDCVALGTGKALDLIHLFKNRGGYGAKRRFSR, translated from the coding sequence ATGTTTAGCAGTCGTGATATGGGAATCGATTTGGGAACCGCCAATACGTTGGTCTATGTGAAAGGAAAGGGAATCATCGTCCGCGAGCCGTCGGTCGTGGCCATCCGCACCGATTCCGGCGCGATTGAAGCGGTCGGCGAACAGGCGAAAATGATGATCGGCCGCACGCCCGGCAACATTGTGGCCGTGCGACCGATGAAGGACGGGGTGATTGCCGATTTTGACACAACGGCCACGATGCTGCGTTATTTTATCCGGCAGGCAATGAAGAAAAAATCGCTCCTTTCCGGCCGTCCGCGGGTGATGGTGTGCGTGCCGTCGGGCATCACGGCGGTTGAGAAAAGAGCTGTCGAAGATGCCACGCTGCAGGCGGGCGCGCGCGAAGCGCATACAATTGAAGAACCGATGGCGGCGGCGATCGGCGCCGGGTTGCCGGTAGGCGAGCCGACCGGTTCGATGGTGGTTGACATCGGCGGCGGTACGACGGAGGTCGCGATCATCTCGCTCGGCGGCATCGTCACCAGCCGTTCGATCCGCGTCGCGGGTGACGAAATGGATGAAGCGATCATTCAATACATCAAAAAAACCTACAACCTGATGATCGGGGAGCGCACCGCCGAGGAGCTGAAGATCTCGATCGGCTCCGCCATCCCGGCCGAACGCAAGGAAACGATGGAGATTCGCGGCCGCGATCTCGTGTCGGGACTGCCGAAGACGTTGACCATTTCGGCGGAAGAGATCGCCCGGGCGTTGGAAGACACCGTCAATGCGATCGTGGACACCGTGAAGATCACGTTGGAAAAAACGCCGCCGGAACTGGCCGCGGATATTATGGATCGCGGCATCGTGCTGACAGGGGGAGGGGCGCTTTTGCGGGATCTCGACCGGCTGCTGGCGAAAGAGACGGGCATGCCGGTGGTGGTAGCCGAGAATCCGCTCGATTGCGTCGCTTTGGGAACAGGCAAAGCGCTGGATCTGATCCATCTGTTCAAGAATCGGGGCGGATATGGCGCCAAGCGCAGATTCTCACGCTAA
- the minC gene encoding septum site-determining protein MinC has product MQDQPGCEMPRMARHPVTIKGVRDGLVFLLDDQCRFDEIIVDLKEKLHGAQGQLFIGPIVHVTIQTGRRSLTHQQKEQIRGLLSVYGNLIIQEFVSDNPEDSTRRPPVSLLYRGTVRSGQVLQYDGDITIIGDVNPGGQVLASGDIFVMGTLRGMAHAGCNGNENAIIGAVYFQPTQLRISNVISRSPDVPSQMQLEATEMEFAYLRNGKMAVDKLLNLYSIRPRK; this is encoded by the coding sequence ATGCAGGATCAACCCGGGTGCGAGATGCCTCGCATGGCCAGACATCCTGTAACGATCAAAGGCGTCCGCGATGGATTGGTGTTTCTGCTTGACGATCAATGCCGGTTTGATGAAATCATTGTCGATCTCAAGGAGAAATTGCACGGCGCCCAGGGCCAACTGTTTATCGGTCCGATTGTGCACGTGACGATCCAGACGGGCCGTCGAAGTTTGACGCATCAGCAAAAAGAACAGATTCGCGGACTTTTGAGCGTGTACGGAAACCTGATCATCCAGGAATTTGTTTCAGACAATCCGGAAGACTCCACCCGCCGGCCACCAGTCTCGCTTCTTTACAGGGGAACGGTGCGCTCTGGTCAGGTGTTGCAATACGACGGGGATATTACGATTATTGGCGATGTCAATCCGGGCGGCCAGGTGTTGGCCAGCGGCGACATTTTTGTGATGGGCACGCTTCGCGGCATGGCGCACGCAGGTTGCAACGGGAACGAAAATGCGATCATCGGCGCTGTCTACTTTCAGCCGACGCAGTTGCGGATCAGCAACGTGATTTCCCGTTCGCCCGACGTGCCGTCGCAAATGCAATTGGAAGCGACCGAGATGGAGTTCGCTTATTTGCGCAACGGCAAGATGGCAGTTGACAAACTGCTGAACTTATACAGCATTCGGCCGAGAAAGTAG
- the mreC gene encoding rod shape-determining protein MreC, whose product MPRFSNNKRLLVLLVSLIGLTVIVSFSIKREQLTWPEKLLLDAVSSVQKLIYQPVAHIAGFVDEVQQIRALYEENTILKANLRDYNMLSARLAELEQRNKQLEAALNFKEHSKFTMFAANVTGRSTDWNSSITIDKGAKDGVRKDMAVIAPDGGLVGRVMSVADHNSTVSLITDTNGPGISAMEVSSRAVGIVSGSSSQLGAVEMSLVNREVNLQPGQKVVTSYLSDVFPAGIPIGEIVDRAPENSGLTQKATIKPAAKLDRLEIVFVVQRESAAGGGR is encoded by the coding sequence GTGCCCCGATTTAGCAACAACAAACGGCTGTTGGTATTGCTGGTGAGCCTGATTGGGCTGACCGTGATCGTCTCGTTCTCGATCAAACGGGAGCAGCTCACTTGGCCGGAGAAACTGTTGCTCGACGCGGTTTCATCCGTGCAAAAACTGATCTATCAGCCGGTCGCGCATATCGCCGGGTTCGTCGATGAGGTTCAGCAGATCCGTGCGCTGTATGAGGAAAACACGATCCTGAAAGCCAACTTGCGGGATTACAACATGCTCAGCGCCCGCCTGGCCGAACTGGAGCAGCGCAACAAACAGTTGGAAGCGGCGCTGAATTTTAAGGAACACAGCAAGTTTACCATGTTTGCGGCGAACGTCACCGGCCGCAGCACGGATTGGAACTCGTCGATCACGATCGACAAAGGGGCAAAAGACGGCGTCAGGAAGGATATGGCGGTGATCGCGCCGGACGGCGGACTGGTCGGTAGAGTGATGAGCGTCGCCGATCACAACAGTACGGTCAGCTTGATCACCGACACGAACGGGCCGGGCATTTCCGCCATGGAGGTTTCATCGCGGGCGGTCGGGATCGTCAGCGGGTCCAGCAGCCAGCTGGGGGCGGTCGAGATGAGCCTGGTCAACCGGGAAGTCAACCTGCAGCCGGGACAGAAGGTGGTCACTTCGTATTTGTCGGATGTGTTCCCGGCCGGCATCCCGATTGGGGAAATCGTCGACAGGGCGCCGGAAAATTCCGGGCTGACCCAAAAAGCGACAATCAAACCGGCCGCCAAGCTGGACCGGCTGGAAATCGTGTTTGTCGTGCAGCGCGAATCGGCGGCTGGCGGCGGGCGCTAG
- a CDS encoding Maf family protein, with translation MGKIVLASGSPRRRELLSGLGLSFEVRVPDVDESIAGQMTPAEMVRTLAYRKASAVANDVRDGIVIGADTIVVLDGQVLGKPADKQDARRMLGKLQGRGHTVYSGVAVIDAATGKHLVDHRSTLVHMRCLTDAEIAAYVRTGEPMDKAGSYAIQGIGSTLVNRIEGDYFTVVGLPMELLASMLTSFGIHVLGTAEEIQR, from the coding sequence ATCGTGCTGGCTTCCGGTTCGCCGCGGCGGCGTGAGCTGCTTTCCGGACTGGGGCTGAGCTTTGAAGTGAGGGTGCCCGATGTTGACGAGTCGATCGCCGGGCAGATGACGCCGGCTGAAATGGTTCGCACATTGGCGTACAGAAAAGCGTCCGCTGTTGCGAATGATGTACGGGACGGGATCGTCATCGGCGCCGATACGATCGTCGTTCTGGATGGCCAGGTGCTTGGTAAACCGGCGGATAAGCAGGACGCTCGCCGTATGCTGGGCAAGCTGCAGGGACGCGGCCATACCGTCTATTCCGGAGTGGCGGTGATCGATGCGGCGACCGGCAAACACCTGGTAGACCACCGTTCAACGCTTGTACATATGCGCTGTTTGACGGATGCCGAGATTGCAGCGTATGTCCGGACCGGTGAGCCGATGGACAAAGCGGGGTCGTATGCGATTCAGGGCATCGGATCGACCCTCGTCAACCGGATAGAGGGAGATTATTTTACTGTCGTGGGACTTCCCATGGAATTGCTCGCTTCGATGTTGACCTCCTTTGGTATTCATGTGTTGGGCACGGCAGAGGAAATTCAGAGGTGA